The following coding sequences lie in one Glycine soja cultivar W05 chromosome 16, ASM419377v2, whole genome shotgun sequence genomic window:
- the LOC114391086 gene encoding phytosulfokine receptor 1-like, translating to MLSGPLSEGVGKLSNLVEFDISNHEFSGILPNIFRSLTRLKLFSAESNRFTGQLPASLVNSPSLQILNLRNNSLGGSVNFNGSVMKNLTCIVLSHNHFPCSVLVSLMNCLRFEAIGLGSNHFNCGEIPINFKNLRSLTQLSLPNTNLHNLSATLEVLSHCRNLSTLALAFNFHNEEMPQPKGQTLWTNSLAAIREIPEKGQFDTFPLTSFEGNRGLYRCSASGFMPSPPDETPAQPHHQKLQIIDFPFWFGSLAGILITIGMYFASGWVFS from the exons ATGCTATCTGGGCCACTGAGTGAGGGAGTTGGTAAGCTTTCAAACTTAGTTGAATTTGACATCTCCAACCATGAGTTTTCTGGAATTCTACCTAATATCTTTCGGAGCCTCACAAGGCTTAAGCTTTTCTCTGCTGAGTCAAATAGATTCACTGGTCAGTTACCTGCATCGCTGGTGAATTCTCCATCTCTTCAGATTCTTAATTTGAGAAACAATTCTTTGGGTGGTTCTGTTAACTTCAATGGTTCTGTAATGAAAAATCTGACCTGCATTGTTCTCAGTCATAATCATTTCCCTTGTTCAGTCCTCGTTAGTCTAATGAATTGCTTGAGATTTGAAGCAATTGGTCTTGGTTCTAACCATTTCAACTGTGGGGAGATACCTATTAATTTCAAGAATCTTCGGTCTCTAACCCAACTCTCACTTCCAAACACCAACCTGCATAATTTGTCAGCAACACTAGAGGTTTTAAGTCACTGCAGGAACTTAAGTACGCTAGCTCTTGCATTTAACTTCCACAATGAAGAAATGCCACAACCAAAGGGTCAGACTCTCTGGACCAATTCCTTGGCAGCTATCAG GGAAATCCCAGAAAAGGGACAGTTTGATACCTTTCCACTAACAAGCTTTGAAGGAAACAGGGGTCTCTACCGTTGCAGCGCTTCAGGCTTTATGCCTTCTCCGCCAGATGAGACTCCTGCTCAGCCTCATCACCAGAAGCTGCAGATCATTGATTTTCCATTTTGGTTTGGTTCTCTTGCTGGTATTCTGATAACCATTGGCATGTATTTTGCTTCTGGATGGGTATTTTCATAG
- the LOC114391087 gene encoding phytosulfokine receptor 1-like: MGFRSLFLSTILIAFISFGSTTQKSQNFTSSPNDLKALIGFSRCLESAIPDWNSSTSSDYCTWSGVTCVGTRVVRLELGSTQLTGKICESLACLDQLRVLKLSKNLFTGSLPHSLFHLPNLEIMDFSNNQFEGSINTTMCSSFTQLRVFKLSSNYFSGEIPRNLGDCSSLQHLSINKNNLSGSLPESIFLLQNLNELYLQDNKLSRPLSEGVGKLSNLLEFDISNNEFSGILPNIFGGLTRLKVFYAGSNRFTGPLPASLVNSVSLQMLNLKINSLAGSVNFNCSALKNIVLINNQSNCSVLFSLMNCLRLEGICLGSSDHFNYGETTC, translated from the coding sequence ATGGGATTTCGTAGTCTCTTCTTGTCTACCATTTTGATAGCATTTATCAGCTTTGGTAGTACTACTCAGAAATCTCAGAACTTCACAAGTAGCCCCAATGATTTGAAAGCCTTGATTGGATTCTCTAGGTGCTTAGAATCAGCTATTCCGGACTGGAATAGTTCTACCTCCTCTGATTACTGCACTTGGTCTGGTGTCACATGTGTTGGCACGAGGGTGGTTCGCTTGGAACTTGGAAGCACACAACTTACAGGGAAGATCTGTGAATCATTAGCATGTTTGGATCAACTTAGAGtcttgaagctttccaaaaATCTCTTCACTGGCTCTCTTCCACACAGCTTGTTTCATCTTCCAAACTTGGAGATCATGGACTTTAGCAATAATCAATTTGAAGGCTCTATAAATACAACTATGTGTTCCTCTTTTACTCAGCTCCGAGTATTTAAACTGTCAAGTAACTACTTTTCTGGTGAGATTCCACGAAATTTGGGTGATTGTTCCTCTCTGCAGCATCtgtctattaataaaaataatttgtcagGAAGCCTTCCAGAGAGCATCTTTCTGCTACAGAATTTGAATGAACTATACCTGCAGGATAATAAGCTATCTCGGCCACTGAGTGAGGGAGTTGGCAAGCTTTCAAACCTATTGGAATTTGACATCTCCAACAATGAATTTTCTGGAATTCTTCCTAATATCTTTGGAGGCCTCACCAGGCTTAAGGTTTTCTATGCTGGGTCAAATAGATTCACCGGTCCATTGCCTGCATCGCTGGTGAATTCTGTATCTCTTCAGATgcttaatttgaaaatcaattctTTGGCTGGTTCAGTTAATTTCAATTGCTCTGCACTGAAAAATATTGTTCTCATTAATAATCAATCCAATTGTTCGGTCCTTTTTAGTCTAATGAATTGCTTGAGATTGGAAGGAATATGTCTTGGTTCTTCTGACCATTTCAACTACGGAGAGACCACCTGTTAA